The Gossypium hirsutum isolate 1008001.06 chromosome D07, Gossypium_hirsutum_v2.1, whole genome shotgun sequence genome includes the window catccactaacacattaaatggtatatttaccactcaattcatttattttaagGTTTCATAACCGTTTAACCCTTTTAGCTAagagaactcaacttttacacttttttacgattttgtcctttttacttaattaatcatgcaaacatcaaaatttcttaatgaaattttaatacgaccctagTATAATCTCGTAAACgctaaataaataacaaaataataattcactcATCAGaattgtgatcccgaaaccactgtttctgacaccattgaaaaataggttgttacaactatACCTAGCGCAacaactttcggttccttatctatttgaactcaaacttttacttacatcaaattatatgagtcatgcatacatagccCATCCTCCATTCAGGATTAAGCTATGttacactatgaatgtcacaagtgaataaattcataaacggaTTCACGTTTATTTGGTTGAGTCCAGTTCCATATACTACcaatctagtcagtcacatctatgtctctatcttctaagagtcaTCTGCTCCAATGCCCAAGAAAAAAATATCTCCCCAATTAAGCTTGATAggcgacatattagtctttcaatcagtttgctcatttccgattagactaaggacatgtttaggttcgtctaataatataagttgtctttctatattaTGATCTAACCatgtaatatcgcttagtattagttaaacattaggcaACTAGTGAGCTAATagttgcttctattttgctttacatgcaaaaatcacacgaggacaatatacaaagggtattaaggtaattcatgaataattttattaatcaatctattcgaaaaaattacaagtgtacatagatgAAAATAAGGGGTTAAACCTAATGAGGCCTTATGGAGTTAATgttttagaattaaataaaaattactttttaaagttaatgattttattttaaagtgggattatatttattaaatgagagaaaatttgagttatttaaaattgattttgaaatttcttaaaaaaagtaaaattctcTTTTGTGTTTACtaaataagtaatttatttattttttttgcaaaatttaaaaccttgctttatttattttgtaataataTTTGATGTATCAATGCATAAGTTTTATGCACTATCAATGAGTAATAACACAACAATTCATTATTGGAGTAAAAAAATAGTGgaagatttataaataaatactaataatttttaagcatatttaaatattaattataactaTTATATTTTTATCGAGTTAAGGATTTATATGAAACTTAAAATCCTATCACAACGTATATGTGTGGGTGGAAACAACAGATTTAGAATATAGATatgtatttgaaaataaggtaaactATATAAATAGTTACCCaagtataaaaattttcattttaggcatcaaaaaaaaGTTTGCAATTTAGACATCCATGTtacataattaaatcattttggCCATTCCCATTAAAATCTCAAACAGAAATGGAATTCTTTTGTACAtaataatattgttttaaaacTTACACCTTTGGTTTCTTTGTTTAATCATCCTGTTCAATCGCATAAAGTCATAAAGAAAGAGTTTGTAGTAGTATACTGTACTATGGTTCTTCAAAAAATGAATTAAGGGGAGAAACTAAATATAAGGATGACTTAATGACTTTATTAGTTAAAACCCAAAAATGTCATCAAGTTAAGAATGAAAAGATTACAAGAAAGAAGAGGAAGGAGGGAGAATTATACTTGCAACAATGGTAGATCCAGTAGACCGCAGATGGGTTCAATCTCTCAAATATAATGTAAAAATCAATAACTTCAATTGATTGATGCtaatgattgatgaatgatgtgTTACTCAAATCAATTTTGGCTCTATTTAATTTGTAGAAAATTTCTCCCGTTATCATGGttgtaagaaaataaagaagGTTGAATGCTAGTAGCGGTTGATTTTTTAGGGGAAAATTGAAATTCTTTTTTAACTTTAATGACAAGAGTTGAAATTTAGGAATTAAAAAAGATTTTGAGAAGTCAAGGAGTTAAAAATGAAGTATTTATGGCTAAGAATTAAAAGTTCTaggcatttaattaattaattttagtttgaaGATTTTTTCTCATATTAAAAgatgaataaatattttttttaccccTTTTAGTCTTGGACCTGACAGGCTGCACTTCAAAACAGCCCAAGGCCAACCTGTTTATGTATTTCCATTGATTTGTTTGATGTTtgtttacatataatttaatccATGTGTTCAATACATATTCTTGAAATAGCCACTAGCTTTCCTTGTTGAATTATTAATTGGATTAATTGCCACTCTTATCAATCTCGTTATTGAAAGCATTACTGACATTGCCAATTTCATCAAGGAAGAAAGGTAAAGGCTTGCACATCCATAACATAGAATCTAAAATGGATGGATGATTTGAAGGTTATAAGTATTTATCAGGGTTGATTTTTCTCATTGGTGTCAATTTTGTGTTCACCTTGGTTGCTGCAGTTTTGTGGGTGTTTTTCACCCTAACTACAATTGCTCCTAGAATCTCAGAAATCAAGGCTTATTTTAATGGAGTTGACGCTCCTGACACATTTGGTGCTACATAATTTCTTGCTAATGTTCGAgtgggataaaaataaatttatgagaaattaaCAAAGGTTTCAAAGTATGTGTCAATACTGTTTTTTTAAGGTtctattcgcccccacctatatTATGGCGTGTAAAAGAgttattgacaaaaaaaaaactcgaGGATATAATGAAGCTCAATGACTGTCTACGTTTTTCATTGACGTAAACAATCCATTGAGCACTGAGTAGAGCATAGCAAtgatatcaatttctataaaaaaattatacaataaatctttataaaacaatctaaaaaatataaaaaatagtgggAGATCAGAAAGAaacctttttctatatttttttggtTGTTATGCAAATAAAACTTCACTCCTATTTATAGGAGATCCCATGTCTCTTCATAGGGACATAACTACCTAAATAGATAGTCATGTCTTTAGCAATAAATATAGTTATTTAATAGAtatctacttgaataattatgactattttttaataactaagtgacataacttttgataacttataatttttcatttacaattattgaaacactatatatatattaaaagtgtTACAAAGATACCTACATTTATTTGTTTACATAAGAAATGAGAGGAGGATGGATGGAAAGGTGGAGAGATTCTGACATGATGATGaaacaaagaaattaaatgtgtaatttttaaaataatattattatttaacagtCCAGTTCgggattttattgaaaattttttatagttaaatggCCATTTATATATTTACCCTTAAGATAACATACAATAAacaatgaaatatatgctttgaaattaattaattataataacacatgaaatatatataaaattaaaataaaaaattagattaaattatgagtaaaacgatatttaaacacataaatacatcaaaataaacaatactaaatgcactacaattTACTTATAATGGTTTTATCATCAATTATGAATTAGCGTCGAGTTGCcttatgacaccaactcaattaataacattattaatatatacaactgGTAGAGATaataaattatgcatattaaaaatgtataaaaatatcaaaatagagCTTTGGTAGAGTGGTAAATTTGAAGTTTTACTAAccttatttttcttgatttttattaaaataaaaagaataaaatacacttgaataatataacttattttaattatggtaggacattttcataatttcctAATTAAGTTGGTATCCGATTGATTGATGTATGATATACTTAGTCAAAGATTTTATTGATAGtataaaaataaagttgagaaGTATATctattcaaatttttattaatatttatttataaatttattattattattattattatacttggAAGTGTAAATAGAGTTGAGAAGTATCATCTATTCGAATTTTTATTAGGCCGGAGCCCTTGAAACGTTTCAAGTTTTTTGGGCCACACATCCACCGTGTTTATCTGATCAGTCCATCCAATACTTGAGGACCGTTAGATCTTTTGCAAAAGAGTGTTCAATCTTtactcaaaaaaaataaaaaatcccacATAGAAATATATCtaatttaaatgaaaacaaaTGAAGATAAAGTTTCCTTCCTCCTGGTCACTTCATTCCTCAGTTCCATCCCCATGTATAATTTAGAAGCTCATCCATCCAGGTAATAAGTAAAGCCCTTCTTTGACTCAAAGCTACCTAGTTTCTGATATCTATGTACCTTTGGTTGGTTTTCTCTCTCAAATTTGCTGTTGTTGATGTACAAAACACATGGCTTGTTTCAGTGTTGTTTGCAATAATGGGGTTTTTGTTAGTAAAGAAAACTTGGTGATTGATAGTGGAAAACCCAAGTCTATCTGGAGAAATATTAGCTTTTCTTATACTTCATTTTGCTTTCCTTCACTTGGAATATATAGATATAACCATTGCAAAACCCAGAATTTGTTCTTTTCTGGTCATAATAGCTTTAGGTTAATTAGAAATGGAAGAAGAAATGAGGTTCCTTCTTTGGCTTTTCAAGTTTGTTGCAAGGCACCCAATGGGTTATTGATGAGGGGAAATAGTGGAGATAAGGAAACCCAATTTGGAAGAAGAGGAAGTAGTAATGTAAGAAAGAGAATTTCACTAAGGCTGCGTCCAAGGTTGCGGTTGTTAGCAATAAGAATGAAGAGAGTTTCGGTTAGGTCGATGTTAAATGGTATTGCTGTCTTTCTAAGAAAGAATATAAGAAGAGTTAGTCTATACAGTACAATATCTCTAGCGTTGGGAATGTGCTATTTGTTCTTGAAATTAACTCCAGTGCCATCTCCTAAGATTGTTCCGTACTCTGAGTTTATAACAAGCCTGCAGAGTAGTTCTGTGACCAAAGTTTTGCTTGAAGAGGGTTCCCGTTGTATATATTTCAATATGAATTCTAAAAGTGCTGAAAATACACAATCTGAAGAAGAATCATCAGCTGGGAATGATTCAATAGAAAACCTAACTGGTATGGCTGCAAGAGAGGATAGTGTGGTGGATGGTAGACAATTGCAAAAACAAGGTCTATTTAAGAAAATTTCAAGACCTAAAACTTCTACTTCTGCATGGATGTATTTGACAAGAAAAATTGATCATGACGAAAAGTATCTTCTTAGTTTGATGCGAGAAAAAGGAACAACTTATAGCTCAGCTCCTCAGTCAGTTCTAATGTCAATGAGGAGTACTTTAATAACTATAATATCCTTGTGGATTCCTTTGACTCCTTTGATGTGGCTGCTGTACCGTCAACTTTCTGCTGCTAATAGCCCTGCAAGGAAGCGGCGACCAAGTAATCAGGTTGTTGGGTTTGATGATGTGGAGGGAGTTGATACTGCTAAGGTGGAGCTTATGGAGGTAAGCACTTTTCTATTTCCACAAAATGGATATAATTTTTCCCCCTtctcttcttttaatatttaatgTCAATGTCTTCATGTGCTGGCCACATTATGGAATTCATGATAGGGATGCAGTTTTGCTTCTTTTCTAGAATTCATTCAAATTTGTTCCGAGTATTATATAGTCTACAGAAGGTAGAAAACCTGCCGGGATGTTCCCATAGTTTTCATTTGTGATTTCCTTTAGGACTGTCAATGATGTCAGTTATTGATTAGTCTCTTTGTATTATAAATATGTCTGAGAATATGGCATCTACCTTGCTGCCAATTTTTGTCCTTTAATGGTTTAAAACTCATATCCTCAcatatttatatttcttattaaaaaatatgttaaatgcaCCTAGACATGAAAGAAGTTGAAGAGCATCCCCTTTTGATGCGTCTGGATGATAAAAGTCTTTTTCTGGGTATTGACACAGGAAATAGTACATGGAGATCTCCTTTTTATTACTATGATCTCCTCGCCTTGGTTTTATTTGCTTTGGAAGGCATTTGAGAATTCTTTGATGATACTGATAAGAATTATTTGATGATACTTTTGTTTAGcacaaaatcttttttttttttttggtttaacaaGTTCTATATATCTTCTGATCATTTAGCTCTCTGTAGTGCAACTACTATTTTTCTGGGGTATTGTTGTCTATTGTCTTAGTTAAGATGATGTTCCTTGTAGCTATTATTACAAACTAGGTTTACTGAATCTCTTATGAATAATGAAGTAATTTTCTGCTGGTTTCATTGACACATTCTTTTTGTAGGTAGTTTCATGCCTTCAGGGTTCTGTAAACTACCAAAAACTGGGAGCAAAATTACCTAGAGGTGTGTTGCTAGTGGGTCCACCAGGAACAGGAAAGACATTACTGGCTCGTGCAGTAGCTGGAGAAGCTGGAGTTCCTTTCTTCAGTGTATCAGCAAGTGAATTTGTGGAATTATTTGTTGGCAGAGGAGCAGCTCGAATCAGAGATCTTTTCAATGTGGCAAGGAAATCTGCACCATCGATTATCTTTATTGATGAGCTTGATGCAGTTGGAGGGAAGCGTGGTAGAAGTTTCAATGATGAACGAGACCAAACATTGAACCAGGCAATTTAACATTCAACTCTATTTCCATTGCTTATGTGTAttcacttttattattaaattctttattattctgatcATATTGGGACTTCAATAATCAATTTTATCACTTCTGTGTAAATATTGCACTTTAGAATCAAAccatcttttttaaaaaaataaaagaataaatttgTCCAATGAGTATTATTTAATCTGAGGAGCTGTCCTTGGATTTCTTTAAGTTTCATTTTTGAACA containing:
- the LOC107954818 gene encoding probable inactive ATP-dependent zinc metalloprotease FTSHI 3, chloroplastic: MACFSVVCNNGVFVSKENLVIDSGKPKSIWRNISFSYTSFCFPSLGIYRYNHCKTQNLFFSGHNSFRLIRNGRRNEVPSLAFQVCCKAPNGLLMRGNSGDKETQFGRRGSSNVRKRISLRLRPRLRLLAIRMKRVSVRSMLNGIAVFLRKNIRRVSLYSTISLALGMCYLFLKLTPVPSPKIVPYSEFITSLQSSSVTKVLLEEGSRCIYFNMNSKSAENTQSEEESSAGNDSIENLTGMAAREDSVVDGRQLQKQGLFKKISRPKTSTSAWMYLTRKIDHDEKYLLSLMREKGTTYSSAPQSVLMSMRSTLITIISLWIPLTPLMWLLYRQLSAANSPARKRRPSNQVVGFDDVEGVDTAKVELMEVVSCLQGSVNYQKLGAKLPRGVLLVGPPGTGKTLLARAVAGEAGVPFFSVSASEFVELFVGRGAARIRDLFNVARKSAPSIIFIDELDAVGGKRGRSFNDERDQTLNQLLTEMDGFESDMKVVVIGATNRPEALDPALCRPGRFSRKVLVGEPNEEGRKKILAVHLRGVPLEEDPQLISELVASLTPGFVGADLANIVNEAALLAARRGGETVTREDIMEAVERAKFGINDRQPSTIGKELGKLFPWVPSLMGKSDPRQDGLQGPLGYQTLS